TGGTCTTAGCCGGATTGGCCACTTCCTGTTTGTCAGGGTCCTGTGGGCCCGTCGCCTCCCCCTGTCCCTGCAGCTGGTTTCAGCAGCTCCTTCTGTGTCCGCCATATGAACCAGCTGCCTGGAGTTCTTGTTTCCTCTGTGACCTCCCAGTATTCCCATCTCAGCATGGCCCGCTGTCAGCTGGCTGCTTGTGATTGGCCGAGGTTAAGTTTTGTTTGTGTCTAACAGAAGCGCCCATCTGATATGACCCCAGTTCAGTTTCCCACAGCTTGCAGTTTAAGCGGGGATTACAGCCGTTCTCAAGGTCTGGTTGGTTTTGTTTGCCCAGGAATGTTTCAggcttggtttttattttaattttgctttaatattcaccatccccaccccatcaataaaacacaaatttagtGCTGGAGGTTCCTTCCATCCAACCCTGggtttccttcctccttttggtgaagaaggaaagagaaaaaacaagacaAGCCCTCGCCCAGCCAAGTCAGCACTGCATTCATTTCCCTAAGCCCCATTTCCTCAGGACGGCTTCCTCCCCTCACTGAGTTGCAGTGGCAACCAAGTCAGCCCTGCTCAGGAGCCGCCCTGGACAGCAAACTGGGCTGTGCTGAGTCCTGTCCAAAACGAGGGGAGGGCGGAGAAGATTAGAAGCCAGGAGCTCCCAGCCGACCCTGGAATCTTTAggaagggctgggctgggggccaAGGAAGAAACTCTCCCTCCGAAACAAGATGATCTCTGGTTTAATAACGGGGCCAGCTGGGCTCAGAGGTGATAGTGGGGAGCCGTGTACCCTGAGACCAGCCTGCAGGGGACAGAAGCAACACAGAGGGGCCACAAGGATCAGTGCTGAGGGTCCCGCCCCCCTGCCCACCTAAAGAACCCCCTCCACTGCCCGCCTGAGAGCGCCCATGACCCGCAGgaggaataaaatgtttaaaataaaatgtttaaggcggggcgcggtggctcaagcctgtaatcccagcactttgggaggccgaggcgggtgaatcacgaggtcaggagatcgagaccatcctggctaacatggtgaaaccccgtctctactaaaaatacaaaaaactagccgggcgtggtggcgggcgcctgtagtcccagctactcggaggctgaggcgggagaatggcgtgaacccgggaggtggagcttgcagtgagccgagatcgcgccactgcactccagcctgggcgacagcgcgagactcagtctcaaaaaaaataaaaattaaaaaaataaataaataaataaattaaataaaatgtttaaataaataaaatgtttaaattctgtgcaaataaaatgtttaaagccCCACAGGTATACTACAGGGGAGAATGCAGAAAccacaggcatttaaaaaatatatggagtCTTCAAAGCAATGGCAAGGGAACGCTGGCCTGGGAGTCAAATCCTGAGCTTCCTGCTTGCTGGGTTGGGAGGTGTCTCTCACTGTCTGGGTCTCAATTTCTCCTTCTGTGAAATGAGAACGAGGCCTTGCAAGTGCCTCCAGGGCAGGAAACAATTTTACATCATGCCCCAGtgcatacataaatacatactgCTTCCCAGTCCCTTCTCTGCAGTTCCGTTATTCCTAAATCCCTGCAAACCACACATTTTTTGGGCAACTCATCTGGGCAGTAATCCTGCTGTGTACTAAGATGCTTTGTAGCGGTAATATTATGTATCTCATTTAAGGTGAATATGCATTGGTTTCTCTGTTGAAACATTCGTACCTTTGATTACAAGGTTAAAACATTTGTACCGTTGATCACTCTGGGAGTGGTCAGTGATACAGCGTATGCACCCTGTGTCACTTCTAAAAGAGTGAAAATGCTGCCATGCTAAACACATCCAGATcccagaaatacacacacacacacacacacacacaatatcttACAAAAGAATACTCACTCTTGCTATGTTCAATACACTCTGATATTTTcaatgctcttttctttttaaaatgctgcttttGACACATGAACTATTGTAATAACCCACTGATGGGTCGAAACCCAGATTTTGAAGACACTGGTTTAAAGTGTTTGACAATAGTACACAGCAGAAGGAAGCAATCTTGGAAGATTTCCCTTACATGGGGAGAAAACGTGGCGGAAAGCTCTTACTTTCTGGTGATTCTCAGCTGAAATAGATGGGTTGCTCCACAAAGCACCGTGCCACTTTCCTGCTGAATCACTCTTCACAGGATGCCTCAGTAAAAtgccacaggctgggtggcttcaacaactgacttattttctcacagttctggaggcaagaaGTCCAAGGtgaaggtgccagcagggttgatGTCTGGGGAAGGCTCTGCTCCTGGCTTGCAGAGGCTGCCTCagtgctatgtcctcacatggccttcccagtgtgtgtgtgtgtgtgtgtgtgtgtgagagagagagatcctctgtctctttttttcttttaattggacACCAGTCCTATAGGATTAGGGCCCTATCCTTATGACTGCCTTTAAATTAATGACTTCCTTAAAGGCTcgatctccaaatatagtcactgGAGTTTAGGGCCTCAGTATATAAATTTGGGGGGCACACAATTCACTCTATAGCACTGGTGCCTCCATCAAAACTACCCCATGTGACAGCTGGTCAGGAGGATTAACATCGAACCACCTTATATTCAATGCCATTTATGTGGTAGAACACGTTCCTCCTGTCTTATCCTTTTTGTTTCCAACTAGAAAAGAAATGCTTCACTGAAGAAGTCACCAAATACTTCCAGAAGAATGTTAGCCCAGAGCATCTGAAAATCCTGCTGACTGACGATGAGGCCTGGAAGAGATTCGTAGCTGTGGCTGAATTGCCCAGGTAACCTCCATGGGGCGCCCCAGTGATGCCACCCAGATCTCCCCTGGGCTAGTTTTCTCTGGCAGGCACACCTCCTCCAGGCAGCTGCTTCTGCTGGGCTTGAGGACATCCCTCTCAGCAGCCCAGAAGGAATATTTCCTCCATGTCCTTTGCTGGCAGTGAGTGGCCTCAGGCTGATGGGGGAGGAAGCCCAGAAGGGCAGGTTCTGCCATCTACTGGTGATGGGAGCTTTGCAATCTACTTGACTACTTTCTACTTTCCTTTCTTCATCCGTTGAGCTTTATTgtgagaaaaataagataatgcatgtaaagtattTAGCATAATGActgacacatggtaggtgctcagttCATGTTACCTTTTACAAAACTTCCTGGGAAGAGATCAGAGCCAAAAgtctttttcttagagatggaaGCCCAGCAGGACTTTCTTTGGGAAAAGTCAGAAAAATCTTGACCTGATCAGTGTGTGTTCCTGGAGATGCTATCTGGGCCCCTTTTCCTGTACCTCTGAGGAACTGCACAAACACAGCAGAATCTTTCTGCTGACCCAGGACACAGAGAGGCTGGAATGGAGTTGGACAGAGCTGGGATGGATCCCGGCTCTGTCCCTGCACAGCTCCGGGGCTCTTGGCTTAAGTCTTAGAGACTGGGACCTGTCATCCGTCCAATGCTATTAGTAATTCAATCAGATGGGAGTGTGGTGAAGGCCTTAGAATGAACTCCAGGTCAAAGGCGGGGAACCAAATAGCATGATGCCACCCAAAGACCCAAAGAGACCTTGCCAAGGGCAGAGCCAGGGgtcagggtggggcaggggtgggccTAGATTGGAGGAGCAGTAGGAAGGCTGGGGCATCAAGGCCAGGAggggggtgagaggagggaggcaCTGAGAGCATGAAATGTAACACGGTCATGGACTTGCAGAGGACACGTGAGTGGGAGAGGGATATTTCTTCCCTCCCTGATTTGATCCCATCACTGATGGGCATAGTGGGCCATGGGTGACTATTTCCCCCACACCATGCCTGGGAACTGGGGAGTTCTGGGCTGCCGTTTGAAACCCTCTTCTGTTCTACATAGAGTAGAGGCAGTGTTTCTTCAGGCCAACTTCCAGAGTGGGGACGAGTGGATTCAACTGGTGTAATTTGAAGGGTCCTTGGGAGACTCACAAGTCCCcaaccaaagagaaaaacactTTCTCTACCATCTTGTCCAAATGTAGGTCTTTTCAGCATTAGCAATTTATAGAGATGATTTTCAAAGTCTCATGAGTCCTCAAGAGGTTCCATGAAATTGTACATGGCCTTGACATGCACACAAGTGAAGCTGTCACCTGCTAAGGCATTAGTTTGGCTGGTGACATGTGAAAGTGAGACCCTGAAGTTTGGAGGTGCCAGGTCAGGAGGCAGTAAGGTGGCTTGAGAGTTTGCATGGAGCCAAGACTAACAGCGAGGTCTTTCACTTTTCAGTCATAGGGGGCAGTGGCTGGACCCAGTGGCCTTCAGTCAGAAAGTCAAAGGGCATGAGGCATTGGAAGAGATAACATGCCAGGCAAATTGATGTCTTCTAGTCTAAGGTTGTGTTTGAATTCTTAAGGACTCAGATTTAGATGAACTGCAACGTTTGAGTGCACCCTTCCTTCTGACATCAGTTGCAAACTTgagggactttctttttttttttttgagacggagtctcgctctgccgcccaggctggagtgcagtggccggatctctgctcactgcaagctccgcctcccgggttcacgccattctcctgcctcagccttctgagtagctgggactacaggcgcccgccaccgcgcccggctagtttttttttttttgtattttttagtagagacggggtttcaccatgttagccaggatggtctcgatctcctgacctcgtgatccgcccgtctcggcctcccaaagtgctgggattacaggcttgagccaccgcacccggcaactTGAGGGACTTTCTTAAGCCCCCCTCGGGTTGGGTAATTCACTACAAGGACTCGCGTAACTCACTGAAAACTGTTATTGCATGATCGTGATTTATCATAGGGAAAGAACACAGATTAAAATCAGCCTAAGGAAGAGACACACAGGGCACAGTCTGGGAGGGCTTCAGGTGTGAAGCTTCATTGTCTTCAGGACGCTGTGATCTCCTGTGTCAATGTGGGACAAAACACATGGGGTGTTGCCAACCAGGGAAGTTCACCCAGTTAAGGAAAAATTTCTGTGAACCACATTAAATCAGGAAGGAAGCCTTTATTAAGGATTGTTGTTACAGGGGAGAGAGACTGAGCCCAGCTCCGAATACAGTAAAGATGGGGGTCGGGGGGGCCGGGGGAGAGTCACAGCCAACACCAGGGTGAGAGGCGGCAGATGGAACAGGACTGACAAGAGACACCAGAGTGGGGGGTTTCTGCTAAACTGGACTAACAGGATGCTCAACTAAAGGCAGCTCAGACACTCACCCATCAAATGAATGGGTGAAGACTGTAATCGGAGagcaagtatcctcagacagCAAGTGGGGAGGATCCTCTGCAAATTGACTTTGGGGGATTCTTGCTGAGCTGGGGCGGTGCAGGCCCAGCAAGCACAGGATGGGCGTGGAAAGCCAAGGTCAATGCCTAGAGGAGAAGAGGCTCAGAACAGCCTGGCTGGAGTTTGGCCAAGGAGTAAGTCTTTCTCAGCTCATGACTCAATGCAGAGCTCTTCCTGGGACTGGATCACAAGCTGCCCTCATGGCTGACATGGAGTCTCCAATCCCTTCCCAAGGTCTAACCTCTTTAGTCCCCAGTTCTTCTGGAGGGCAGATGAGACACTTAATAGCCCCAAACCCCCATCACCCATCACATTGCTATACTGGCCTGTAGCCAAACCACCGGGGAAACAAACACGTTCCTACCAGTCAGGACATTCCAGGGCCCCAGAGATCACTTCCCAGGGGCCGAGGACAAAGGGACGAGCTCTTTTCTGTTCAAGTTAATTCTTCACTGTTCTATGATCCTCTGAATGAAGGTCTTTTTGCTCTGAACCCACTTCTCTTTGTTCATCTACAAAGTTTCCCCTTTCCACACACTCTGGTAGTGATGGCATCGACCTCCCTCGCATGAGGAGCCATCTTTATCAAACACATAGCCACTAAGGAGCATCTGAAGATGactttaacttattttttcccATACTGAATAAGTACTGTGGCGTATCTAAGTTGTATAAAacttatttaaccttaaaaataataataataataattattattattattcgagacggagtctcgctctatcgctcaggctggagtgcagtggcctgatctcagctcactgcaagctccgcctccctggttcacgccattctcccacctcagcctcccgagtagctgggactacaggcgcccgccaccacgcccggctaattttttttgcatttttagtagagatggggtttcaacgtgttagccaggatggtctcgatctcctgaccttgtgatccacccgcctcagcctcccaaagtgttgggattacaggtgtgagccaatgcgcctggcctTGAAAATAATTCTTTACCTTTTAGAACTTTATTTCCATTTGACTCATAGTAACAGCTCTGTGATTTATGTAGAACAGATCTTAGTGAGCTCATTTTACACATAAGTAAGCTGCCTTTCTTCATCATCTGTCCTTTATTGGTACAGGGACGAGGCAGATGCTCTCTATGAAGCTCTGAAGAATCTTACACCATATGCGGCTATTGAGGACAAAGACGTGCAGCAAAAAGACCAGCAGCTTAGGGAGTGGTTTTTGAAACAGTTTCCTCAACTCAGCCGGAAGATTCAGGAGTCCATAGAAAGCATTCGTGTCATTGCAAATGAGATTGAAGAGTTCCACAGAGGTTGCACTATCGCCAATGTGGTGTCCGGCTCCACTGGCACTGCCTCTGGCGTCTTGTCTGTCATTGGCTTTTTGCTGGCACCATTTACAGCAGGGCTGAGCCTGGGCGTCACTGCAGTTGGGGTAGGGCTGGGAATGGCGTCTGCTACGACTGCGATCGGCACCAGCATCGCGGAGAACACATACACGAAGTCGGCAGAACTCCGAGCCAGCAGGCTGACTGCGACCAGCCGTGACCTGTTGGAGGTATTAGGGGACACTTTGAGCGAAATCACGCCCAGCGTGCTTTCTTTTGCGCTTGATTTTGACGAAGTCAGAAAAATGATTGCGAATGACGTCCGTACACTCAGGAGATCTAAAGCCACTGTTGGACGCCCTTTCAACATTAGGCGACTCGTACCTACAAATGTTATTGATAAGCTGAAAACACCTGGAGCCGCCAAACGGATGGTGAGAAAAGCAGTCCCGAAGGTCGCTTCAGGAGCCCTCCTTGTGCTGGATGTGGTCCAGCTTGTGCAAGACTCACAGCACTTGCATGAGGGGGCAAAATCCGAGTCTGCTGAGGAGCTGAGGCAGTGGGCTGAGGAACTGCAGAAGAATCTAAACGAACTCACCCAGATCCATCAGAGTCTAAAGGCAGGCTGGGCCCAGTGACCCCAGAGCAGTGCAGCCACCAGGGAAGGTGAGCCAGACACAAGCCGGGACAAAATGCAGACGTTTCTTAGGGGTATAAAGAGGACGAGGTAAAGTTTATGGAACTGAGGGTTAGGAACTTTGGCGTCTGTAGTTGAGCACAGCAGGGGAGGGGTTACTCAAGATGGCAAGTTCGTCAAGGAGAAGGCAGAAACGCTGGGGCCTGGATtaagggaggagaggggactgGAGACTGTGGGGAATGGGAAGAAGCAGTTTACTCTAGACTAAAGAATATAttgggggaggaagagagggaggcgCACAGGAACCAGCAATGAGAAGACCAGGAAAAGAAAGAGCTGAAAATGGAGAAAGCCAGAGTTAGAATAGTTGGATACAGGAGAAGAAATAGCAGCTCCACTACAGACCCACCCTCCAGTTTGATGTCCTTCCAAGAATGGAGTCTTTCCCTGGTGATGGTCTCTCGCCCTGTCTTTCCAGCATCCACTCTCCCTTGTCCTCCCGGAAGTGTATCTGAGTCAGCCAGTGGCTtcttgatgatggtggtggtggttgtagtGTGATGGGTTTCCTTTAGGTTATTGAAGGGTGTATGTCCCCTGCTTGAACTCTGAAGGCCAGGTAATGAGCCATGGCCATGGTGCCCAACTGAGGACCAGGTGTCTCTAAGAATCCAAATATCCTGGAGAGTGTCTGAAAACCAACCAAGTAAAAGTCTCATTGCTCATATACAGTAGACAAAGAGCCAGAAAATTAGCTgaaaagcagtttagagattGGGGGAGGCTGGATCTCTCGAGCTGTCCTGCTGAGTGCCCTGTGTGTAAGTCCTAATAAACTTAGCTACTCGCCACGCTGAACTTGTTCGAGTCATTCCTTGCTCTTGCGGCTCCTTTCCTGCTTCGGGGGCAAGTTTCTGTCTCAAGTTTGTCCGAACAGTGGTAAAGGGGATGGTGGTGACGTCAGCAGACAGCAGGAAGACTTGACGAATGTCAGCCCTGCTTGGGGCCAGGGTACACTGAGGGACTTACGACATTTCAATGAAACTCCAAATGCTATATTAGAAAAGTTGTTGatgtgtgaagaaaaataaaagcaaaaccagaTGCCAGGAACCGATCAAGGAACGTCGTGGTGCATTGAGGAGATGGACCAGCCTGCAGTCAAGAGAccccacctctctgagcctcagtttcctcatcagctGGGAAAGGGGGGCTGGACAAGATGATATCTCAGATCCACCTGGCTCTCTCTTCTTGTGTTCTGAAGACTTGTGTTCAAACAACACTGACTGATGGCTGTGCCTTCGTGGTGCTGATAGATGGGCTCCCCTGAGCTCTGGGTGCCTGACTTTCCTTCTTCATGATCCTTCTTCCAAGCTCATAGGGAGCTAGGCCTCCATGGTCCCTTCTGCTTACTCTCCTGACTGGTCATTTCTCTGTGACCCCAGTGCCCAGTGGCTGCTGAGGCACTCAGGGAAACCTTGTAGACATCTGGCTTGGGTCGAGTACAGGCGTGGTCCCCATCTAGCAGCCAGGGCCCAGGATTGACATGGGTCACACGAAGCTGACTAAGATCAGAAGGGCCTGTGTGTAGGTTGAGAGAAAATCCATGAGATgtagagggacagagagagacagccAGACAGCAGACACCCTCATCCAGTCTGCAGACACCCTCATCCAGGCTGCCCTCTCATTTCACCCAGAATCCTGCAAAAGCTTCCAGAATGGTCTTCCCTGTTACACAGCCCTTGCCACTATACCAGCCCATCCTCCACACTGGGCCAAGTTGACCCCTAAGAACATAGATTTCATCAAACACTTGCTTCCATGTCTTCAATGGCTTCCTATTACTCTTAGCACAAAAGCTCAGGGCCTTCATGTTGTCTAAGGTAGGCTGCTGTGGCCTGAGTGCCCTGAAGGGAGAGTCCTAGGCAAGGCTCCCGTGCACAACATTTGTCTGCCATATGGGTACCTTGTAAGAGCGGCCACCAGGGGGCAGCCATGAGGTGGGCCAAAACAAAGACTGTGTAGGCGTCCCTGTCCACTATGCAGATATTCTAGCAGCTGTTCAGAATCCCGGATCCTGTTCATGGCTGCGACATGAAAAGGTTCCCTCCACACTGGGTCATATACATCGAGCCATACAACCTTTGCGGGACTGGTGAGTCAATTTTATTGGGCCCCTGCCCCAGAGCGGAGGGAAAAGGGATGTCTTAACCTGTGTGGCTATGACAATGAGGCTACCACAGGCCTTCCGTGTAAAACGTGCCACCCAACTGGAGACCATGAAGTGTCTCACCGCTCTTAGTGTCACGAATGGCATGCCTAAAAGGACAGATAGAGATCAGGGCCCCCTTTCATGGGCCATGATTTCCAGCACTGGGCATCAGAATAATCCATAGACTGGAGGTTCCACATCTCATGTAACCCACTGGGGCAGACCTCGGTGGAAGAGTGCCCTGCTAAAGACCCATATATGAGCACTGTCCCAGGATGGCTCTTTGAGGTCCTAGACTAAGAATCTCCCTGAAGCCATGAAAACTTTGAATGAGTCACTCACTACCACGCATGGCCTCACTCCCTAtgaatgttgcccaggctggtctcgaactcctggcctcaagcggtccatccatctcagccacccaaagtgttgagattacaggcgtgagccaccactcccggcctgggGTTGGCCTTTTTTATTAAGATGGGGGTGATGACTAGCATATTTATTTCTAATCCTTTCACATTAGGAGAGAGTGTAAGGCAATTACTCTGATAACAGTTTCTGTAAAAATAGTGAATAGGATAGTGAGGAAGATCAGGGAACTGATTAGTACAGGAAGGGTATAAACCAGCATTTTTGGGGTATGGGCCTGATAGCTTATTTAGCTACCCTTAATATAGGGTAAGCTGCCCTTACTTATTAACTGCCCTTACTATTGGACATGGTGTATCAGGTAGCATGGAGAATTTGACTTCTTAGGAGTAGGTTCATTTCCTGTAATTCTAGAAATAGGAAGATTTAAACCTGTATAATTTACTCTATCAAAGTAACTCTTTTATCAGACGTATTTCCCATGTTTGTGGTTGAATAGTAGGTATTAGGACAGGTATTTAAACATTCTATATGCATAGGGCTAGCGTAAGGAATAGAAAGTTTTTTCACAGGAAGACGCATAAGTTTATCATATCAAACTCATGGGTCTGATGCCCTGATTCACAGAAACAGGGTTCTCAGTAGGAGAGTTTGGTAATGGAATTAATTGTATAGATTTTTGGTATAAAGACGTCATGTAGTACTCCTGGAAATATAACAGTAGTTAggacatttattataataatgttaGTATATTCTGCTATGAAGAAACAGCCAGTGAACCTGCAGCATATTCAACATTGAAgccgggccgggcacagtggctcactgccgtaatcccagcattttgggaggctgatgcaggtggatcacgtgaggtcaggagttcgagaccagcccggtcaacatgaagaaaccctgtctctactaaaaatacaaaaatcagccagttatggtagtgcatgcctgtagtcccaactactcaggaggctgagggacaagaatcgcttgaacccagaggcggaggttgcagtgagctgagatcgcgccactgcactccagcctgggtgacagagcgagactttatctcaaaaaaaaaaaaattaaataaataactacGCTGAAGCCTGAGACTAGCTCTGAACCACATTCTGCCAGTCAAATGGGGCTCGGTTAGTTTCTGCTGGAGTTGAGCTGAATTACATTATGGACAGGGGTCTTGATGGTAAAATCAATCATGCAGATTATTGTGCAAGAATAAGAGATGATAAAGTGGATGACCCACTTATCAAGGGGACTgataaaagaataattaatagGTGGGGTGACTTCCTATGAGACTGTTTAGGCAGTATACAGGCTGAGCTACCAAGAGATGGTGAGGTATATCAGAGATTATCGAATATAGAACAGGTCCCTCTCGAGGGCTATAAAGCATCACCGTGTCCTTTGAGGTTTAAGCCATTGCTTGTAGTACTCGGGTAAATAATTTcgcttattaaattatttaagttgATGGCTAAGCACAGTGAAATATTTAGTCCCAGTTTGGGCCTTAGCTATCATGTTCTCAGGATACTAAAATCATTgttgtggtttatttttattttaccttgagCTTTTCATGGCTCAGTTAAAGTTTAGTTTTCTTGTGAGAATTGCCTTAAACATGCTTAATGCTTGTTTTTATTAGTTTGGGTTAATTGTATGACTCCAGTAGCTGGCATGAAATTTACCCACCCTAATAGTTTAGTATAGCTTAGTCAAACTTtcatttattgcttattttttatcACTGCTGTTTCCCATAGGGGTGTGGTTGAGCAGTGTTAGGATGTGGAGCTGTGCACTTAGTACCTGTTCCGTTTGAAATTAGACAATCTGGAGGGCATTTTCACTGGAGTCCAGATGCTTGCATGTGTAATCTTACTAAAACCCAATAAAAAGACCAGAACTATGCCTTGGTGTTTATGGAGTTATATGAACTAACCTAGGCATTTTCAGTACCTTGTTTTAATACCATAAGCTACATTAACTCGGATCTAGACAATTGTCTCTCTCTGTTACAGAATGAAGGGTTGAAGTACTATGCTAGTATTGGGGCAATATTTAGtaactttagaaataaaaagtgggatttttagatttttagccCAGAAAGCCTGGTTTTTATTCTACAATCATGTGTTTTTGAAATTGGTTTAATTGAAAGTTTGGCTAAAATGTAATTATAGTTGAGATTACAATTTGATTTGAGGTGTGAGCCCTGGCTGTCATTGATGGTATACGTATCTTGTTTTCGGGGCTTGGTAAGAACAAACAATTTTTTCTGACATAATTAGGTTAGTCCAGGGAAAAGGGGGTAGGGGAGTTTGAGGAGTAAATCAGATACATATTTGGAGAAAGGGTGAGCTTGAACgtgcattttcttttcatgatgTCTGTCAAGCATGAATAAATTAGCACCTTGCGGTTGTAAGTGTTGACTCGTAATATTCCATTTAAATCCAGCTACGAAGGAGTTGGCTGTGTTCAGGCTCCCGCCATGCTGACTCATAGCATCTCCCAATTTAAAAACTACCA
This genomic interval from Theropithecus gelada isolate Dixy chromosome 10, Tgel_1.0, whole genome shotgun sequence contains the following:
- the APOL4 gene encoding apolipoprotein L4, which translates into the protein MEGASLLGLFVLCIWTQQHHPGRTMAGQFHEKKCFTEEVTKYFQKNVSPEHLKILLTDDEAWKRFVAVAELPRDEADALYEALKNLTPYAAIEDKDVQQKDQQLREWFLKQFPQLSRKIQESIESIRVIANEIEEFHRGCTIANVVSGSTGTASGVLSVIGFLLAPFTAGLSLGVTAVGVGLGMASATTAIGTSIAENTYTKSAELRASRLTATSRDLLEVLGDTLSEITPSVLSFALDFDEVRKMIANDVRTLRRSKATVGRPFNIRRLVPTNVIDKLKTPGAAKRMVRKAVPKVASGALLVLDVVQLVQDSQHLHEGAKSESAEELRQWAEELQKNLNELTQIHQSLKAGWAQ